The segment TCCGTGATGACGGATTCAAAACCGTAAGCTCCGGCTGCCAGTCCGCAAACGCCGACGCCAGCACCGATTTCCAGCAATGTGGCGTTGTCTGTTTTGGGCAGGGTTCCGATCATGTGGGCAAGGATAACGGATGAAGGCCAGATCTTGGCCCAGAAGGGTAATTCGATGCCGTCTCGACCCGCGTGGGACGCGATGCGCTCCACGTACTCGATCATGTTGGTGATCTGCAAAACCTGAAGGGTATGCCCGCCTGCGGACACCGGCTCGAAGGCGACTTCAAAGCGCTGGCTTGCATAGTCCAGCAGTTCGTCCAGAGGTGCGGCCAGAGAGATGGTCTCGTTGGTACTCACGTAAGGTCCTCCCGGTTTGACCTGGTCGGGGAATAAAAAAAACGCCGGCTCAAAAAGCCGGCGTTTCATTTTTATGGAGCGGGAAACGAGATTTGAACTCGCGACTTCAACCTTGGCAAGGTTGCACTCTACCACTGAGTTACTCCCGCTTGTGGAGGCGGCATCCAGATTTGAACTGGAGAATGGAGGTTTTGCAGACCTCTGCCTTACCACTTGGCTATGCCGCCCCATGAACCGAGGACTTGAGCGTATAGTCCAGAGATTTGATGCTGTCAATGATCATCTGGAAGAAATTCAAATCCCCATCGATTCGGTGGGAACCTACCTGTTCCTGCGCCGGTGGGCAAGCCCCAAAATGCCGTTGTGCGCGATTTTTTTGGTAGGAATGAAAAAGGCCGGTCATTGACCGGCCTTGGAAATTCGTGGAGCGGGAAACGAGATTTGAACTCGCGACTTCAACCTTGGCAAGGTTGCACTCTACCACTGAGTTACTCCCGCTCACGTGGTGCTTCGTCGTTGAAGCGAGAAGTCTTCTATCCAGACAGGCCTCCAACTGTCAACAGAAAAACTAAAAAAATTATGATTTTTGCCAGACCAGGGCGTTGGCTCCGTTCAGGGCCTTGAAGGACTGCCCCTTCAAAATACCTGTATGTACTTTACTTGCGTCATCGACTCTCGCTCCGGCCAGGGCGTTAACCCCAAGATTGAACAGGCTGGGCGCAAACGGGGTGCTTGGTCCTAGAATCAGAATGTAGGCGTCATTGCGGCACAGGTTGAGCAGGTCGGCAAGGGTGCCGTTGAGCAGGGCAGTGCCGGTGATGGCAACCACATCAGCCTCGGGGAGAACCAGACGAGCGTCGGTTGCGGGCAGGTCACCCGGACGTGGGGCAAGCTCCAGAACCGAGAGCTGCGCAAACTCGGGTCGCATGTGTTCCACAAAAGGGAAGTGCCCGATAATGACCACATTTCGGCCAATACCATGTTCAAGGATCAATCCCTGGCCCTTGGTCTGTTTCAGGATGGGGGGCTCCGGCATCAGGGCGTTGGCTGCCGCCAATCCAAGGGATTGGGCCTGCGGGATGAAATTGGGTGGATGGAGAAGCCACTGGGCAAGCTCCAGGCCGGAAGGAGGCAACTCACTCAAGTCTGGCTGACTCAAGTCGCCAAGACCATGTGATCCCTGGCATGAGGCCAGTCCGGTTTGGTCGCCACAGCTCACGGCGACCATATGCGAACCAATGGATATTTTGGTGATTGGAGCCTCCGCGTTTTGCAGGTCAGCGAGAATATCTTTCAGTATGCGATGTTGGGTGGTATGCTTTGGCGATTGTGGCATTGAGCATTCCGGCGGTTGATAGTTACGCGATGCGGGGGTTCACCCAGGGCAATCTGTCGGAATGCCCGAAAAAACAGGGAAACATCGCAGAAACATGAAACTAATACGCAGGACTTTACTTTTCAAGGCGTTATGAATTAAAACGTCGCTCTTGATATCGGTTTTGATGGTTGGGCAATCGACCGTTGAGCCTCTTGAACGGAGGGATACATATGGAAGCCAAGGATCTCGAATTCTTTCGGAAGTATCTGACTCAGGAACTTGATGATATTCTGCGCAAGGGCGAGGAGACCATCGAGGACATGACCGAGACGCGTGAGGTCTACGCAGACCCGGCTGACCGGGCCACTGCGGAGTCCGACCGCTCTTTTACCCTGCGACTTCGCGACCGCGAGCGCAAGCTGATCAAGAAGATTCAGGCTGCACAGCGTCGTATTGACGATGGCTCATTTGGCTATTGTGAAGAATGCGGCGATGACATCAGCGTGGAACGTCTAAAGGCCCGCCCGGTGACTACGCTATGCATTGAATGCAAGAGCCGTCAGGAAGAAGAGGAAAAGGTCCGCGGCGACTAAACCCCGCCTGTAGACTGCCATCATGGAAGCCAACTTCTTCCGCTGTCTGGCGCGCGATCTGGTCCGAGAATTGTCGGGCTCTCGCGTCGACAAAATATACAATCCCGCCCCCGATGTCTGGACCTTCAAGGTCGGGACACATGGGGGCGCTTCGTTTTTGCTCCTGCGCGCAAGTCAGCGCCAGGGACTCCTGTTTCTGACATCGGAAAAACCGGCAAATCCGGCCAGCCCCTCGGCACAATGCATGTGGTTCAGGAAGCGACTTGTAAATCGTCGCCTGCTCGATGCTTGCGTGGATTGGACAGCGCGGGCCGTGGCCTTTGCCTTGTCTCCGGGTGAAGGAAACTGGCTGATGCTGTCTCCACAGGGAGCTCCAGCCCTGGTAGATCAGCTGCCTGCTGGATTTGGCGACGAACCGCCGTGGCCCGAGTTCAGGGCCTTGGCAGATGAAGACGCCTGGCTCAGTTACCCGCAGCTGACTCCACCGCTACGGCGGTTGTTGAGTACCATGGCTGAGGGGCGGGGACAGGCCGTGCTTGATGCTGTGCGTCGGGGAGGTTGTTCGCAATTCTTCCTGTATCAGGGCGCGGGTGGGCCACAGTTGTTGCCATGGCGTTTGCCCGAGACTCTGCGCGATTCCCGTAGCGAGAGTGTCTACGCAAGTGCCCTTGAGGCGGCAGATGAACTGGGGAGAGGGGAACTCTTTCCGCATTTGCGGGATTTGGCCGAGGCCGGTGAACGGAGTGCTTTGAAGGTCGAACGCCGGAGGATGAAACGGTCGCTGGCTTCTGTGGATAGGGATCAGGAACGTCTGGAGGGGATGGTTGCCCTGTCGCGGTATGGCGAAGCCCTGCGTGGCGAGCTGTATCGGTTGGACAAGCATGAGAAGCTTAAAGAAGTGGAAGTGCCGGGGCCCGACGGCGAACCGTTGTGTTTGGAACTGGACAGGCGCTTGACCGTGGCCGAAAACATGGAACGTTTTTTCAAGCTGGCAGCCAAGGGGCGACGGGGCCTCGAATTTGTGAAGATCAGACGCAGGGAGCTTCTACGTCGTCAGGCTGAACTGGAGCAGGGACGGCTGCCCGACGAGATCATGGAGCGGCTGGAACGGGGCGAGCAGCGGAGCAAGGTGCGGCAGGTTCCGCCCACGGTACGCAAAGGGTTGTCCGCGTTTCGAACCGAGGACGGCTTTGCCGTGTACCGGGGCAAGAATGCCCAAGCCAATCATGATCTGGTGCGCAAGGTGGCCAGTCCCTTCGATCTTTGGTTTCATGCCCGAGGTGGTGCGGGGTCACACGTTGTGCTGAGGCGGGACTATCCGGACCAGGATGTCCCGCAGCGTAGCCTGGAGCAGGCCGCGACTCTCGCCGGACTTCGGAGTTTCGCGGCGGGTAATGCCCGTGCCGAGGTGATCTGCGCCCAGGTCAAGCACGTTCATGCCGTCAAAGGTGCTGGGCCCGGCAAGGTGACTGTGGATTTGGAAGTGGCGGCCTTGAGCGTGAGTCTGGACCCTGAATTGGAAAAGCGCCTTGGTGTGGATTGATTCTTAAAAATCAACCACTGCGGTTGCGTGGGAAAGATTTCTTATGGCTGATGCAGGCCGCTATAGATGGGTAACCATTATGGTTGGTTGCATTTGGCCTTGCTTTGAGTAAGCCGTTCAAAAGCGTGCAAATGAACGTAATATCGTCGCCTAAACAGCGTAAAAGAGAGTGGATGTCAGGTGCAAAACTCTCTCAAAGCTGACGCTTGCTCTTCCGTAAGCCAAGGGTTGAGAAAGTCGCAGCAACGCCGCAGACGTTCACTTTTCAGCTGTTTATAGTTTGTCGAAGAACATCAAGCCGCCAATGACCATGAATCCTGCGGCGGCGATCTTTTTGACCAGATCGGCCGGGATTTTGTCGCAGATGAGGGATGCGAACATCACGCCCAGAAAACTCACGGTGACCAGGGCCAGGGATGAGCCTATGAACACGGTCCAGGGCTTTTGGGTCTTGGCGGTCATCATGATGCAGGCCAGTTGAGTCTTGTCGCCGAGTTCGGCCAGAAACAGGGTTGCAAAGGTGGTCAGGAACAATTTGAAATCCATGGTATCCTCGCTTGCATGGTGTGGCTGTCCCGCGTACACCGCGAGAGCGGGGAAAGTAATGGTGGCTCAGGCCCTGATTCCCCGGCACGATTGGACGAATGCCTCAATGATGACTATATAATGGTTCACATCGAACGGTAAAGGCGGATGGAAACTGCATGGTGAAGACGAGTTGTCAGGAACGCTCTCTCGAGTTTGAAGACTATGAGTTGGTGCGCGAGTTGTTCGGCCCGCAAGAAGCCAATCTTGCTGCTGTGGCCAAAGGCACAGGGGTGCATGTTCAGTCGCGCGGCAACAAGGTGTTCATGAAAGGCGAGAATGAGGATGACCTGAATCAGGCTGCTAACGCGCTGGTTCAGCTGTATGCCCATGTCAAAGCCGGACATGCCGTGTCGTCGCGAGATGTGGATCACGCTTTGGGAATTTTGAACACCGACCCTGGTGCCCAGATCAAAGATGTTTTTCGTGATGAAATTTTTGTTGTCTCCCCCAAGAAGCAGATCAGCCCCAAGACTTTGGGACAGCGCGACTACCTGCAGGCCATTCGCGAGAGCGACCTGACTTTCGGCATCGGTCCGGCAGGAACGGGGAAAACCTATCTGGCCGTGGCCATGGCCGTATCCAGCCTGTTGGCGCGTAAGGTCAAACGTATTGTGCTGACCCGCCCGGCTGTGGAGGCCGGAGAGCGATTGGGTTTTTTGCCCGGTGATCTGGCAGAGAAGATCAACCCTTACCTGCGCCCTTTGTACGACGCCCTGCATGATATGCTGGACTTTGCAAAGGTCCAGGAGATGCTGGATACCAATATCATCGAGATTGCGCCCCTGGCTTTCATGCGCGGACGCACTTTGAATGACGCCTTTATCATCCTGGATGAGGCGCAGAATACGACGCCTGAACAGATGAAGATGTTTTTGACCCGCCTGGGCTTCGGAGCCAAGGCCGTTGTTACGGGCGATGTCACGCAGATCGATCTTCCCGGCAAATCGTCTTCGGGCCTGGTCCAGGCCGCCAGTTGCCTTGGGGGAGTCGAAGGGATTTCCTTCATCAAATTCCACGAGGGCGACGTGATTCGTCATCCTCTCGTTGGAAGGATAGTCATGGCTTATGAGCGCTACGAAAAAACCAAGAACTAAGAAGAAAGGCAACCGCCCGAATCGTTCCGAGCCTGCCTCCGTGCCGCGTACAGTGGCATCGGGAGTGGGCTTGTTCCTGTTTACGTTGCTCCTGCTGTCCGCACTGGCAGGGGTGAAATTCAGCTCTGGTCCACCGCTGTATCTGGCGGGTGACATCGCCGAACAGGATGTGACCGCTCAGCGTGATCTCCTGGTGGAGGATGTGGACGCCACCCGACTCAAACGCCAGCAGGCGGCTGAGGCCCAACCCTCTGTTTTTGATCTGGATATGGAGCCCTTTGCTGAACTGGAGCAGGGGGTTCGCGCCGCGTTTTTGGCTGTGAATTCAGCCACGACGGAGACCATGGAGGATGTGCGCTGGCAAGTGGCCGAGGATCTCAACGCGGAAATCAGCAAATCCACCGTTGCCATCTGGCAGCGGGAGGATTTTCAAAACCTCGTGTTGGCTCGGGTTCTGCCGTGGATGCATGATTATCTTCAGGCTGGGGTCGTGGAGAGTGCCGTTGCTCTGGATGATCTGAAATCCGGATTCGTGATGCGCGATCTGGTTCAGGAGTCTGAGATCCTGCGCACTGATCTGGG is part of the Desulfovibrio ferrophilus genome and harbors:
- a CDS encoding NFACT RNA binding domain-containing protein, giving the protein MEANFFRCLARDLVRELSGSRVDKIYNPAPDVWTFKVGTHGGASFLLLRASQRQGLLFLTSEKPANPASPSAQCMWFRKRLVNRRLLDACVDWTARAVAFALSPGEGNWLMLSPQGAPALVDQLPAGFGDEPPWPEFRALADEDAWLSYPQLTPPLRRLLSTMAEGRGQAVLDAVRRGGCSQFFLYQGAGGPQLLPWRLPETLRDSRSESVYASALEAADELGRGELFPHLRDLAEAGERSALKVERRRMKRSLASVDRDQERLEGMVALSRYGEALRGELYRLDKHEKLKEVEVPGPDGEPLCLELDRRLTVAENMERFFKLAAKGRRGLEFVKIRRRELLRRQAELEQGRLPDEIMERLERGEQRSKVRQVPPTVRKGLSAFRTEDGFAVYRGKNAQANHDLVRKVASPFDLWFHARGGAGSHVVLRRDYPDQDVPQRSLEQAATLAGLRSFAAGNARAEVICAQVKHVHAVKGAGPGKVTVDLEVAALSVSLDPELEKRLGVD
- a CDS encoding PhoH family protein; amino-acid sequence: MVKTSCQERSLEFEDYELVRELFGPQEANLAAVAKGTGVHVQSRGNKVFMKGENEDDLNQAANALVQLYAHVKAGHAVSSRDVDHALGILNTDPGAQIKDVFRDEIFVVSPKKQISPKTLGQRDYLQAIRESDLTFGIGPAGTGKTYLAVAMAVSSLLARKVKRIVLTRPAVEAGERLGFLPGDLAEKINPYLRPLYDALHDMLDFAKVQEMLDTNIIEIAPLAFMRGRTLNDAFIILDEAQNTTPEQMKMFLTRLGFGAKAVVTGDVTQIDLPGKSSSGLVQAASCLGGVEGISFIKFHEGDVIRHPLVGRIVMAYERYEKTKN
- the dksA gene encoding RNA polymerase-binding protein DksA, with protein sequence MEAKDLEFFRKYLTQELDDILRKGEETIEDMTETREVYADPADRATAESDRSFTLRLRDRERKLIKKIQAAQRRIDDGSFGYCEECGDDISVERLKARPVTTLCIECKSRQEEEEKVRGD
- a CDS encoding TMEM165/GDT1 family protein gives rise to the protein MDFKLFLTTFATLFLAELGDKTQLACIMMTAKTQKPWTVFIGSSLALVTVSFLGVMFASLICDKIPADLVKKIAAAGFMVIGGLMFFDKL
- a CDS encoding Rossmann-like domain-containing protein, which encodes MPQSPKHTTQHRILKDILADLQNAEAPITKISIGSHMVAVSCGDQTGLASCQGSHGLGDLSQPDLSELPPSGLELAQWLLHPPNFIPQAQSLGLAAANALMPEPPILKQTKGQGLILEHGIGRNVVIIGHFPFVEHMRPEFAQLSVLELAPRPGDLPATDARLVLPEADVVAITGTALLNGTLADLLNLCRNDAYILILGPSTPFAPSLFNLGVNALAGARVDDASKVHTGILKGQSFKALNGANALVWQKS